CTCTCTGCAAGCGTTCTTGAATCACATCCAGATGTAACAAGCCGAGAAAACCACAGCGAAAACCAAAGCCCAGTGCTGCCGAGCTATCTTTCTCATAGGTGAGCGCTGCATCGTTAATCGCCAGCTTGTCTAAGGCTTTTGTCAAATCCTTGTATTCGTCTGAATTCATCGGATAGATCGAGGAAAAGACAACCTGCTTGGCTTCCTGATAACCGGGAATCGGCTCCGCCGCCGGTCGCTCCAACAACGTGATGGTGTCACCAATCTCAATCTCCTGAACGCTCTTGATTCCGGCGACGATGTAACCCACCTCCCCGGCAGTCAATTGCTCTTTCTTATTGAGCTTTAACTGATTGAAGCCTAGTTCTTCGACGTTAAAATCGCGATCGGAGTGCATAAAGTGAATCGTATCACGAGGCTTTAAGCAGCCATCCATCACGCGACATTGCAAGATCACGCCTCGATAAGAATCGAAATGAGCGTCGAAGACCAGCGCCTTCAACGGTGCTTCCGGATCGCCCGTCGGAGCCGGCAACTTTTCCACCACACCCGCAAGAATATCCTCGATCCCTTCACCCGTCTTCGCGGACACCGGAATCGCCTCAAACGGATCCAGCCCCAAATCCGCGTCAATTTCTTCGCGGACTCGATCCACATCTGCTGCCGGCAGATCAATTTTATTGATGACCGGCAACAACTCCAAATCATGATCCATCGCTAAATAGAGATTCGCCACTGTCTGAGCCTCAACACCTTGCGAAGCATCGACAATGATCAAAGCTCCCTCGCACGCCATCAAGGAGCGTCTTACCTCGTGGGAAAAATCGACGTGCCCCGGCGTGTCGATCAGGTTCAGCAGATAATCTTTGCCATCCGGAGCACGATAAGAAAGCGTGATCGTGTTACTTTTGATCGTGATTCCGCGCTCTCGCTCGATATCCATGGCATCGAGTAACTGATCTCGGAATTCCCGCTGGGTGACGGCACCACAGGCCTGAATCAGACGATCCGCCAAGGTGGACTTCCCATGATCAATGTGAGCAATGATGCAAAAATTCCTGATGTGCTTCATTCGACCGATTCTTTTGCAAAAGTGACATACTTCGACTTTTCCATCGATTTTAGTCAAAGAGGCTGGAAACTGTGAGGGGCTTGCCGCCGGACTGACAAGAATTTCAGGACGGACCTTTCCACCCAATCGGGCTGACTCGATCGACGTCGCTCCCTATTCGGCAGCCTACCGCGCCGTTTCAATGATACCTGCTCTCAGCACGGCTTCGACAGTTGGATGACGACAGGATACGTCTCCCAACGTTTCTGCCCATCACAACAGTGGCGTCCTTTTGGAACGGATCCTGCTTGGACCGACCGGGGCCCCAACAGGACCAAAGGGCTCAGCGGTTGATGACTTACCCCCTCTCGCATATTTCAACTGACTGCGCAACTCGATACAGATCGTTGTGCCGTGTCGCCTGTCTTCCGTTTGCGTTTCTTTCCTGGGACAAAACGTCGCTTCGCCCGTGCGGGGGATTTTGAATTTCCCTGCCGACCTTGCTTCTCCACCGTGGGCAAACCTCGGCTTTCCTGGGAACCACTCCGAGCCGATTGGGAACCTACTTCGGATTGTTTTTTTTCCGTTCGCACAATTTTCTGGCCAATCAGGCGTTCGATCGAATGCAACTCGCCTCGTTCATCATCTGTACAAAATGAAATTGCAACTCCCTCGGCTCCAGCGCGGCCCGTACGACCGATTCGATGGACATAGCTTTCCGCCTCAACGGGCATATCGAAATTAATCACGTGGGTCACGCCATCAATATCGATACCTCGAGCGGCAACGTCAGTCGCCACAAGCACGGAGACCTGTTTACGTCGAAATGCCTCAAGCGCTTTCTGTCTTGCGGACTGGGATTTATTGCCATGAATTGCTGCTGAAAACATGCCGGCTTTTTCAAGTTTCCTGGCCAAATTATTCGCACCGCGTTTGGTCCGTGTAAAAACGATTGCCCGCTCGACCGCCGCGTCCGCAAGCAAGTTTCGGAGTAAAGCAAGTTTATTACCGCGATCAACCATTCTCACTGATTGCTTGATTTGTGCGACACTCACAGATTTTTTCGGAGTGACATTAACGGAGACGGGATTAAACAGGAGTCGTTCCGACAGATCACGAATATTCGGTGGCATCGTGGCAGAAAAGAAGAGAGATTGGCGCTCTTTAGGCAGTTTTGCAATAATTTTTTTGAGCGCCGGCAAGAAGCCCATATCGAGCATTCTGTCGGCTTCATCGAGCACAAAGATTTCGACATCGCGTAAATCAACGTGGCCCTGCTCCATCAAATCCAAAAGGCGCCCCGGCGTAGCGACCAACACATCGGCCCGTCTTTTGAGTGACTCGACTTGCGAACCTTGCCCCACGCCGCCGTACACAAGTGCTCTTCGCACCCGCATGTACTTGCCGTAAACACGAAAACTTTCGTCAATCTGGATCGCCAACTCACGAGTTGGTGCCATGATCAGCGCGATGGGGCGATGGGCTACGGTCTTGGGCTCGTTATGACCCAAGTAATCGAGAATTGGCAGCGCAAAGGCTGCCGTTTTGCCAGTCCCCGTCTGTGCACAACCCAAAATATCCTGCCCTTCAATTGCTGGCGGAATGGTTTTCGCTTGGATGGGTGTCGGCGTCTCGTACTTTTGTTCGGCCAAGGCACGCTTAATTGGAGCGAACAAATCCATCGATTGAAAATTCTTCAATTGTTTCTCTCATCTTCTGTTTGTCTGGCCTCGGCAAATATCCTGGTCTCTTCACCATTCAACATCCGCTGGAACGGCAGCCGGGCTTGGCGTTCAATCGCGAACCAGATCAAGGACAACCTGACCCGTGCGATTTCATCTGTAATTTGGAAGGCGTTGAAATGCTCAGCGTCTGGACCGTTTATGGGACAGAGAGCCTCGAACGCAGCTGTTCCAGAATCCGGGCTAACAAGAAAGTCCCGAAATTCGATGCGTCTTAACGACGCGAGCAACCTTCCAGAGCGGTCTCAGCGACCGTTAGTCAGCAGCAGTAGACGGTGAAAAACCTCTTTTCACCTGGCGAGTCGCCGAGAGGAACTCGGCATTTATCTCGAAGGTCAGGACTACGCCAGCGATCGAAATCTTGCAGTCGAACGCCACGTTTCTTGCTTTATCCTGACCAAGTCCACTCGAATAGGTCAATCTTCCACTGACTTATTCGTCTAGGCAAAGCCTACACGCGCCCTTGTTGATCGCAAAGGGCAAATCGCTTTTTCTGCCAATTTTCCCGACATGGGGGCAATTCGGGGCGCTAGTCGACCTCGGACACTTTCGCCAATCCGACCGCAGCGGCTGCCACCAACTTGTGAAACAAAAGCCAGTGATCAACAATAAACACCTCAACCCATCAAGCGAGGATCGCATTGTGCCCCGTCCATGGCAAGCCATCGAGCTCGACGCCGACCGCAACGCGAGCGAAACCCGTGACGCTGCCATCGCCCCCCTCGCGGCACTCATCTCAGGCGACATTCCAGCCATTGTGGTTCGACATGCTTTTCCCCAGTCCGATTGCCAGCATCTGATCCAGCGTTTGATCGCCCATCAACTGATGTTCGAATCGCAAGACGAGCGAATCCAGCAAACGGCACTTTCCTCCTCGCAGTCTGATCGATGGACTCGGACTGGCTCCAATCCCACAGCGAGTTCTCACCGCCGAATTGATATTGGCACGAGCCTGGGCAACCACGGCGATGATCGGGAGGAATTTTTTCGTCGCGCCGCAGAGACACACCAACTTTTCGACGAATTGTTCTCGGCTCCACCTAACCCGATTCAACTCGTTTACCAATGGCTACAACGTCTGACTCCCAATAAACGCGTAATCACGGCGATTGAATCCGATGGCCGCCAATATGGTCCAGCCATTTTCCGCGTGCATTATGGCGGATACACCTACCCACCACATTTCGACAGCGTTCGAAATCGCGAAGCAAGAACCGATTACTCGATTTATCGATTTGACCATCAGCTTGCCGGAGTGCTCTGCCTACAAAATACCGTCCGTGACGGCCAGGTCGCACAAGGCGTGGTTTACCAGCAAGCATGGGAACCCCGCCTCGATCCCTACTTAAAAAACAATCGCTTCCACGACTTTGTCAAACAGAACGACATTCCGCGTTGTTTGGTCGAATTGGAACCCGGTGACCTTTACTTCTTTAACACGGGCATGATTCACGAAGTGCCGGGCGTAGATGGATCCCTGCCGCGCGTTGTATTAGCAACTTTCATCGGCTACAGCGATGACGAGCCCGACGTGATGGTTTGGTCATAAACACGCTCGACTCGGGATCAGTTTCTAAGCGACGATGCATTGTCCTGATTGATCACGCAGCGAGGAATCTTTTTCTTGAGCCGCTGGATGCCTTGCTTGCTCACTTCAGTGTTCTTCAGATGCAATTCTCGCAAGCCTTTTAACTCCACCAAAGTATCGAGTCCCTTATCTGAGACTTCGGTATGATCGAGCCATAAGCTTTCCAGCTTCTGAAGCCCAACCAGATTCCGAAGCCCTGAATCAGTCACGTCCGTTTCTCCTAGATGGAGTCCTTTCAGTTCTTTTAGATTGGCAATCTGATGAAGCCCGTCATCTGAAATCCGATTGCCCCGCAGTCCCAGATAAACAAGCTGCGGCATCGCCGCCACATGCACGAGTCCAGCATCCGTGACTCGACTATTTCCAATCGGCAAATGCTGAAGCTGAGGCAGCGACTTCAAATGTCGCAAGGTCGCATTGCCAACCGGGCACTGATAGAGGTTGAGCCATTCGAGCTTCTTTAAACTGACCAGTTGCGCGATCCCCACATCGCTGATCGCCACGCCTTCCAACGATAGATCGGTCATTTCCTCATAATCGGCGAGCCACCCCAATTCATAGTCGGTCAGATTCGTACCATTTGCGTTGACTTCGACGACCTTCTTCCCACGCGAAAAAACGCTGGCGCCTCGCTTCCGCAGTTCCCGAATTCGTTCCTCTCGAGTCACTTGCCGCCATTGCTTGTATTCATCTTCGCAGTCTTCAGCACTGACAAAAGGCTTCCATACCATTCGACCACGAAATCCATACGTTTGATCGGTTTGCACCTGATTAATTACATACTGAAAATCCCAGGCGGGCCGCGGATGTTTTGGCACCTTAAATTTGAACAAACTAAATCGAATTTGATCACGAGCTGAATAAAGTCGGTCGAACATCAAGACAAATGCCATCCCTCGCTCACTGCGGCCGAAATAGAACGGTTTCGAGATTCGAGGCCAATCATAGCTCCAGGTATTAAGTCTGAATTCCACATTATCATCAATCGCAAGTTCATCTGCCAAGAAACTTCGATACGTGCCGCCCTGATTCCAATCGACATGCCCTGGTGGTGCCGCCGCTTCCACCCAACGATCCGTCGTATCTTTCGCAGTTCGCCCACGAAAATGGAGCGCCACATTAGAAACATCATTCATGTAATTGGCAAAAAACAATAAGGCGTATCCATGCTTTCCAAACAGAGACGCATCGCGAGGTGTGCAAGAAAATTCAAAGTCGATGTAATGTGGATCGACAACGTGATAAGTAAGGGTGCTATCCATTTTCCACGGGCTGTCCTTGGACCGCCGAACCAGCGTCCCCGATTTGCCATCCGAATCGCGAACCAACCGGTAGTTTCCAGACCTAGGAGTAAATTTATTGTTCGAATTCTTGCATCCTGAGATGATGTGTTCGAAATTCAGCCCAGCTGAAGCACCCGGTGTATCCGGATCAAATGCGTCAAAGTCTGGGGTTTTGTCGAGGTGGAACAATGAGTCCAAACCGCTGAGTATTCGTGGCGATTGAGAATTCCCCCGCAACGTCACCGATAACGCCCCGTTCCTCACCTTCATCACGTCAATCGGTGGAGTTTCCTCCGCAACAGCAGCCAAGCATCCAATGCTAAACAGCCCTACAGTCAACGCTCTGATACTCGTATACATTGCTCCGTCTTCTCCAGGCTGTCATGAGGATGCGTTAAGCAACGATCTTGAGTTGCTTGACAGGAAAGCGATTATAAACGCTTGCTGCGGGTAACAACACAACCGATCGGGATCACGTCGCACAGGCCAGTCAGCAAAGAAATTCTAACAAGCGAGCACGGCAATCGACTTGCACGTCCGTTCTAGGGTATCGCCTCGCATTTCATTTCCGCAGAGTCCATCTGCAACCGCTGCGATAATGGTGCTTCATTTAATCCAGTTCCTCTCATGTGTAACCATCCGTATCGATTTAAATAATCAGGTTGCGATCCTCAGCCCGTTGGCGACAATAATGGTTCGGCTACCGACACTCATGTCAACACTGCCTCATGAAATCACGAGAACAGTCACTATGTTCAAAACGGCCATTGCCTTCGTTGCAGTCAACTCCGCTTTTTGCGTTTTGATCGGCGCAAATGTGATCCCCACCGCAACCGAAGGACAATCAACCGCGCAGGCAGGCGGCACGGACAAGGTGAAACCAACCGCGCCGCTTGGGACCTTGGTCGGTCATCCCACGTTTGTAAGCCCACACGCGTCGCCAATCGCACAACGTGACGATCATGTATTTGTGGTGAATACACCCGCCGACACGGTCGATGTGATCAACGCATCAACGCGTGCCATCGTGGCTCGCGTAAAGGTTGGGATTGATCCCGTCAGTATCGCAATTCGCCCGGACGGAAAAGAAGTTTGGGTATCCAACCATGTATCGGATTCCATCAGCGTAATCGACAACGATCCGGGAAATCCAACCTATCTCCAAGTGGTTGCCACGGTCCAAAAACTGGATTCCAAAACAAAAGCAACACGGTTTGACGAGCCCGTGGGAATAGCGTTTGCGAACAATTCAAAAGCCTACGTTGCGCTCTCCTCGGAAAATGTAATTGCCGTTATTGACACCGAAACACGAAGGATAAAAAAACGACTTAACATCACTGCTCAAGACCCGCGTGCTATCCGGGTCCAGGGTAATCGGCTCTATGTCACCCCATTCGAATCGAACAACCAAACCCAACTCTCGGGTGGCACTGGAGACTTGGACGGTGATCTCGTAACATTCAACGCGCATCAACACTCGATCGCGGTCAACAATGTTCTTTCTCTTGGCCACGTTGTTGACATCGTTAAACATCCAGAAGTACCTGATCGCGATCTCTATATATTCGATACCGAGACCGACGAACTTGTCGAAGTGGTCGATACGCTCGGCACCTTACTGTACGGACTGGCAGTCG
This genomic window from Pirellulaceae bacterium contains:
- the lepA gene encoding translation elongation factor 4; this translates as MKHIRNFCIIAHIDHGKSTLADRLIQACGAVTQREFRDQLLDAMDIERERGITIKSNTITLSYRAPDGKDYLLNLIDTPGHVDFSHEVRRSLMACEGALIIVDASQGVEAQTVANLYLAMDHDLELLPVINKIDLPAADVDRVREEIDADLGLDPFEAIPVSAKTGEGIEDILAGVVEKLPAPTGDPEAPLKALVFDAHFDSYRGVILQCRVMDGCLKPRDTIHFMHSDRDFNVEELGFNQLKLNKKEQLTAGEVGYIVAGIKSVQEIEIGDTITLLERPAAEPIPGYQEAKQVVFSSIYPMNSDEYKDLTKALDKLAINDAALTYEKDSSAALGFGFRCGFLGLLHLDVIQERLQREFDIGLVISAPSVQYELTLKDGRTIEVDNPSNWPDPMQIESATEPYIKASILTPEEYVGPVMELCREHRSESQTMNYLFAGRVEVVSEMPLGEVLFDFYGKLKTITRGYGSFDYTPTDYRKTDVVKVDILVNKEPVDTLSYLVHREKARTRALHYCEQLAEAIPRHQFKIPIQGVIGGKVIARSTIQPYRKDVTAKLYGGDVTRKNKLLDKQKKGKAKMKQFGQVNIPQKAFVSVLGAKNKD
- a CDS encoding DEAD/DEAH box helicase, whose amino-acid sequence is MDLFAPIKRALAEQKYETPTPIQAKTIPPAIEGQDILGCAQTGTGKTAAFALPILDYLGHNEPKTVAHRPIALIMAPTRELAIQIDESFRVYGKYMRVRRALVYGGVGQGSQVESLKRRADVLVATPGRLLDLMEQGHVDLRDVEIFVLDEADRMLDMGFLPALKKIIAKLPKERQSLFFSATMPPNIRDLSERLLFNPVSVNVTPKKSVSVAQIKQSVRMVDRGNKLALLRNLLADAAVERAIVFTRTKRGANNLARKLEKAGMFSAAIHGNKSQSARQKALEAFRRKQVSVLVATDVAARGIDIDGVTHVINFDMPVEAESYVHRIGRTGRAGAEGVAISFCTDDERGELHSIERLIGQKIVRTEKKQSEVGSQSARSGSQESRGLPTVEKQGRQGNSKSPARAKRRFVPGKKRKRKTGDTAQRSVSSCAVS